The following are encoded together in the Capsulimonas corticalis genome:
- a CDS encoding alpha amylase family protein, whose product MRFRTLSFFCGVAATAVTTSIAWGQQPVAPAAPETTVSPTPQPSPTPQSATDIVLDAKNDSVGIAQQTARAKGLQTRILWMDAGANVGNLNSEAKVTDIIQKVKSSGINTIVLDVKPIVGETIYPSKFAPRLTKWTNGEVDPSFDVLRSVLDAAHAAGLTVYANMSTFGEGHKYVKRGLAYTHPDWQTIMYETDRSVSYEGASAPITYMNQLPKDDKGLGALTGQGLIGQNRPGYTIAILNFDARVTAVYDGASLADAHVTLPPRGSALAGSGVMGDWLKAHAIPGEIMTYRSVAKYVPIVSVPDQKITMFCNPINPEVRQHNLDIVREVATNYDVDGMIFDDRLRYAAINADFSPLSRTTFEQHVGHALTWPDDVYRESEYPGQAPIYGPYYQDWLTWRASNIQSWVAEASNVVHSVRPKAQMAVYVGSWYGDYEKVGMNWAGQDFQAGYPWLTPEYQKTGIASLLDWITTGCYYTKATVAEAVAAGTGPGATVEGAGLLSNRVVNDAAWTYAGIYALSYENDPAQFERAIKAAAGSTQGVMIFDMSQIIQYNWWDTIADAFGHTSAVAPHSVDGLLAQVRAQHAADKAAGKPQPEIPAYQGIEDTGF is encoded by the coding sequence TTGCGTTTCAGGACTCTTTCGTTTTTTTGCGGCGTCGCCGCCACCGCCGTCACAACAAGCATCGCCTGGGGACAGCAGCCCGTTGCCCCCGCCGCGCCGGAGACAACCGTGAGCCCAACTCCTCAGCCCTCACCTACCCCTCAGTCGGCCACGGACATCGTGCTGGACGCCAAGAACGATTCCGTGGGAATCGCCCAGCAGACGGCGCGCGCCAAGGGTCTGCAAACCCGTATCCTCTGGATGGACGCCGGCGCCAATGTCGGCAACCTCAACTCAGAGGCGAAAGTCACGGACATCATCCAGAAGGTCAAATCCAGCGGAATCAACACCATTGTCCTGGATGTGAAGCCGATCGTCGGCGAAACGATCTATCCGAGCAAGTTCGCGCCGCGATTGACGAAGTGGACAAACGGTGAAGTCGATCCCAGCTTCGATGTCCTACGCAGCGTTCTGGACGCGGCGCACGCCGCCGGCCTCACTGTATACGCCAATATGAGCACTTTCGGCGAGGGGCATAAGTACGTCAAGCGCGGCCTGGCGTACACGCACCCGGATTGGCAGACGATCATGTACGAGACGGATCGCAGCGTCTCGTATGAGGGCGCATCGGCGCCGATCACCTACATGAACCAGCTTCCGAAGGACGACAAAGGTCTTGGCGCGCTCACGGGCCAGGGATTGATCGGTCAGAACCGCCCGGGCTACACCATTGCGATTTTGAACTTCGACGCGCGCGTGACGGCGGTGTACGACGGAGCGTCGCTGGCCGACGCCCACGTAACCCTGCCGCCGCGCGGATCGGCGCTGGCCGGCAGCGGCGTGATGGGCGACTGGCTGAAGGCGCACGCCATTCCGGGCGAGATCATGACCTATCGCAGCGTCGCCAAATATGTCCCGATCGTCAGCGTCCCCGACCAAAAGATCACGATGTTCTGCAATCCGATCAACCCGGAAGTCCGCCAGCACAATCTGGATATCGTCCGTGAAGTCGCGACCAATTACGATGTGGACGGCATGATCTTCGACGACCGCCTGCGCTATGCGGCGATCAACGCCGACTTCAGCCCGCTCAGCCGCACGACATTCGAGCAGCATGTTGGGCACGCGCTGACATGGCCGGACGACGTTTATCGGGAGTCCGAATATCCCGGCCAGGCCCCGATTTACGGCCCTTACTATCAAGACTGGCTGACCTGGCGCGCCTCGAATATCCAGTCGTGGGTGGCGGAGGCCTCGAACGTCGTGCATTCCGTTCGCCCCAAGGCGCAGATGGCCGTGTATGTCGGCTCCTGGTACGGCGACTACGAAAAGGTTGGCATGAACTGGGCCGGTCAGGATTTCCAGGCGGGCTACCCGTGGCTTACCCCTGAGTATCAGAAGACGGGAATCGCCAGCCTTCTGGATTGGATCACGACGGGCTGCTACTACACGAAGGCGACCGTGGCGGAGGCCGTCGCCGCCGGAACGGGACCAGGCGCGACCGTCGAAGGCGCCGGCCTGCTCTCGAACCGCGTGGTGAATGACGCCGCCTGGACCTACGCCGGCATCTACGCGCTCTCCTACGAGAACGATCCGGCGCAGTTCGAGCGCGCCATCAAAGCCGCCGCCGGCTCCACGCAGGGCGTGATGATCTTTGATATGTCGCAGATTATCCAGTACAATTGGTGGGACACGATCGCCGACGCCTTCGGACACACCAGCGCCGTCGCTCCGCATTCCGTCGACGGCCTACTCGCGCAGGTGCGCGCCCAGCACGCCGCCGACAAAGCCGCCGGCAAACCGCAGCCCGAAATTCCCGCCTATCAGGGCATTGAAGACACAGGATTTTAA
- a CDS encoding HAD family hydrolase: MKSIDTILFDLDGVLADTHRWIVSAYEHTAAAYGLEIDRDHLTALFGQPLLTCYVSLSQQPDGSPFAETHRRYQRENLHLVTLFPGVINLLDRLKQSHYALAVVTGRNGPSAADTLHRLSLRSYFDAVVTEDDTREHKPHPAPALRALELLGKNPQTAMMVGDAPADILCGRAAGCATVGVTYGFVGEEIVKSNPDYLVSAPRELMGLLGG, encoded by the coding sequence ATGAAATCTATCGACACGATCCTTTTCGATCTCGACGGCGTCCTCGCGGACACCCATCGCTGGATCGTCTCCGCTTACGAGCACACCGCCGCCGCGTACGGCCTGGAGATTGACCGCGATCACCTGACGGCGCTCTTCGGCCAGCCGCTCCTCACGTGTTATGTCAGTCTCTCCCAGCAGCCGGACGGATCTCCGTTCGCCGAGACCCATCGCCGCTATCAGCGCGAAAATCTCCATCTTGTTACCCTCTTTCCCGGGGTAATCAACCTTCTGGATCGCCTGAAGCAATCCCATTACGCCCTCGCCGTCGTCACCGGCCGCAATGGCCCCTCGGCCGCCGACACGCTCCATCGCCTGTCCCTGCGGTCCTATTTCGACGCGGTCGTGACGGAGGATGACACCCGCGAGCACAAGCCTCATCCCGCGCCGGCTCTGCGCGCATTGGAGCTGCTTGGGAAAAATCCGCAAACGGCGATGATGGTCGGGGACGCCCCCGCCGACATCCTCTGCGGCCGCGCGGCAGGCTGCGCGACGGTGGGCGTAACATATGGATTCGTGGGCGAGGAGATTGTGAAGAGCAATCCGGACTATTTGGTGAGCGCGCCGCGGGAGCTGATGGGGTTGCTTGGGGGGTAG
- a CDS encoding MBL fold metallo-hydrolase: MDRTSKTKVEQGRVAVHWLGQAGFCLKNHSGDLIYIDPYLSDSANADGASPRLVDIPIKPKDVRLSYLFLTHDHPDHTDPHSAPAIAQSNPEATIVCPPSSARLLIKLGVPSDQITTAMPGQTLSFTNFTAHVVPAHHTEDSVGYVFDFNHGNDTAVGPVVYHVGDSEYHDGLAAAVAEFITDVLLIPINSEHASMTLEQAVKLTLEIEPREVIPMHYGMFDSDTNDPDDFVGQLTAELVHHADIAIAPVVMKQNSCHMYCPDATVHGKHAKKHERAERARQARQGHEHKDGVRAPGTANGQSAGRGR, translated from the coding sequence ATGGACCGTACGAGCAAGACCAAAGTCGAGCAGGGACGCGTGGCCGTTCACTGGCTTGGACAAGCCGGTTTCTGCCTAAAGAACCACAGCGGCGACCTCATCTACATCGATCCCTACCTCTCGGACAGCGCAAACGCGGACGGAGCCTCGCCCCGACTGGTCGATATCCCCATCAAGCCCAAAGACGTCCGCTTGAGCTATCTCTTTCTCACGCACGATCATCCCGATCACACGGATCCGCATTCCGCGCCCGCCATTGCCCAGTCCAATCCCGAAGCGACGATCGTTTGTCCTCCGTCGTCGGCTCGGCTTTTGATCAAGCTCGGCGTGCCTTCAGATCAGATCACCACCGCGATGCCCGGCCAAACCCTGAGCTTCACGAACTTCACCGCTCATGTGGTTCCCGCGCACCACACGGAAGACAGCGTGGGGTATGTCTTCGACTTCAACCACGGCAACGACACCGCCGTGGGACCGGTCGTCTATCACGTCGGCGACAGCGAATACCATGACGGTCTCGCGGCGGCCGTCGCGGAGTTTATCACCGACGTTCTGCTGATCCCCATCAACAGCGAGCACGCAAGCATGACGCTGGAGCAGGCGGTCAAACTCACTCTGGAGATCGAGCCGCGCGAAGTCATTCCGATGCATTACGGCATGTTCGATTCGGACACGAACGATCCAGACGACTTCGTCGGCCAGCTCACGGCGGAGCTCGTCCACCATGCCGACATCGCGATCGCTCCCGTCGTCATGAAACAGAACTCCTGCCACATGTACTGCCCGGACGCCACCGTGCACGGCAAGCACGCCAAGAAACACGAGCGCGCCGAACGCGCCCGCCAGGCGCGCCAGGGCCACGAACACAAAGACGGCGTACGCGCTCCCGGGACCGCCAACGGACAGTCGGCGGGACGCGGGCGGTAG
- a CDS encoding GNAT family N-acetyltransferase, with product MKSDERGNIVAETVTDVAGLERLANEWRALADSCPAATIFQTYEWNAVWWRRLGRAPGRRLHVIALRGADGALVGLAPLMTSFWRGSPLRLLSFLGVGASDYTDILAAPGREADVADAFYRTLASSGGWQVFDCAQLRVGGLLTDVLPKPGVRLSWSETVGEPCPYVALPADWNGFLAGLGKKTRANVGYYDRALQKIYEVEIASVSDSGELPEEMTRLFDLHQRRWNQRWLPGVFGGKRIQAFHRELAEALLERGWLRLFCLRLDGETQACLYCFSFGDRMCYYQGGFEPTLAKLSLGTVLTARAVQTAIAEGKTTFDLLRGDEPYKAKWTGTSHVNRRRMITKYRFPLGMIAAGMQRAEGAIERRVKEWARTRK from the coding sequence ATGAAATCGGACGAGCGTGGGAATATTGTCGCCGAAACGGTGACGGACGTGGCGGGACTTGAGCGGCTTGCGAACGAATGGCGCGCGCTTGCGGATTCCTGCCCGGCGGCGACGATCTTCCAAACGTACGAATGGAACGCAGTCTGGTGGCGGCGTCTTGGACGCGCGCCCGGGCGGCGCCTCCATGTGATCGCCCTGCGCGGCGCGGACGGCGCGCTCGTCGGCCTGGCGCCGCTGATGACGTCGTTTTGGCGCGGATCGCCGCTGCGGCTGCTTTCGTTCCTGGGCGTCGGCGCTTCGGACTACACGGACATTCTGGCGGCGCCGGGCCGCGAGGCCGATGTCGCCGACGCGTTTTATCGCACGCTGGCGAGCTCCGGCGGCTGGCAGGTGTTCGACTGCGCGCAGCTGCGCGTCGGGGGACTGCTCACGGATGTCCTTCCGAAGCCTGGAGTTCGCCTGAGCTGGTCCGAAACCGTCGGGGAGCCGTGTCCGTATGTGGCGCTGCCCGCCGATTGGAATGGCTTTCTCGCCGGCCTTGGAAAGAAAACGCGCGCGAACGTGGGGTACTACGACCGCGCGCTGCAAAAGATTTATGAGGTGGAGATCGCGTCCGTCAGCGATTCTGGGGAACTCCCGGAGGAGATGACGCGCTTATTCGATCTGCACCAGCGCCGCTGGAACCAGCGCTGGCTGCCGGGCGTGTTTGGCGGCAAGCGCATCCAGGCGTTCCATCGCGAACTGGCCGAGGCGCTGCTGGAGCGCGGATGGCTGCGTTTGTTCTGTTTGCGACTGGACGGCGAAACACAGGCTTGCCTGTACTGTTTCTCGTTCGGAGACCGCATGTGTTATTACCAGGGCGGCTTCGAGCCGACGCTGGCGAAGCTAAGTTTGGGAACCGTCCTCACGGCCCGCGCCGTACAGACGGCGATCGCCGAGGGCAAAACGACCTTCGATCTGCTGCGTGGCGATGAGCCTTACAAAGCGAAGTGGACCGGAACGTCGCACGTGAATCGCCGCCGAATGATCACGAAGTATCGGTTTCCACTGGGCATGATCGCGGCCGGCATGCAGCGCGCCGAAGGCGCGATCGAGCGGCGCGTGAAGGAATGGGCGCGAACGCGCAAGTAA
- a CDS encoding glycosyltransferase family 2 protein, translating into MKVAAVIPAFNEEHRIGAVLKTLAASPEITDIIVVSDGSTDRTYEVAAAVPGVRATQLPTNKGKGGAMRTGALQTDADILLFFDADLVGLTPQHVHDILQPMLAGEATMSMGIFQGGRWATDIAQRFSPGITGQRAIRREIFLQIPNLENVGYGIELAITYYVRHHDLVRKDVILRGVTHPMKEEKLGWVRGAGSRMIMYWQMLRFRISYELYGRPPRIRKKK; encoded by the coding sequence TTGAAAGTCGCCGCAGTCATTCCCGCATTCAACGAAGAGCATCGTATCGGCGCCGTTTTGAAAACGCTGGCGGCGTCGCCGGAAATCACGGATATCATCGTCGTCTCCGACGGCTCCACGGACCGCACGTACGAAGTCGCCGCCGCCGTTCCCGGCGTCCGAGCGACCCAGCTTCCGACGAACAAAGGCAAAGGCGGCGCCATGCGCACCGGCGCCCTGCAAACCGACGCCGATATCCTGCTGTTCTTCGACGCGGACCTGGTCGGCCTGACCCCCCAGCACGTCCACGATATCCTTCAGCCCATGCTCGCCGGCGAAGCCACCATGTCCATGGGCATCTTCCAGGGCGGCCGCTGGGCTACGGACATCGCCCAGCGCTTCTCACCCGGCATTACCGGCCAGCGCGCCATTCGCCGCGAAATCTTCCTGCAAATCCCCAACCTCGAAAATGTCGGCTACGGCATCGAACTCGCGATCACCTACTACGTCCGCCACCACGATCTGGTCCGCAAGGACGTCATCCTGCGCGGCGTCACCCACCCGATGAAGGAAGAAAAGCTCGGCTGGGTGCGCGGCGCCGGATCGCGCATGATCATGTACTGGCAGATGCTGCGATTCCGGATCTCGTATGAGCTGTACGGACGGCCGCCGCGAATTCGGAAGAAGAAGTAG
- a CDS encoding M3 family oligoendopeptidase produces the protein MTASASALPRWDMTPFFPSLDSPEFSAAYTQMAATIQSMTAFVESLPSQETTAGLQELIERQNALAELCGVVATYVGCIVEADTRDTAAQARMSEIHELFVAMSQQQALITAWIGEQEIEPFLASSEDRAPFAYMLRRQKEQALHLMSPAEEALAAELQVTGATAWGKLHGDVTSQLLVTVETNGASEQIPMSAVRNRATDPSRNVRSAAYEAELAAWKGVETPIAAALNSIKGQVNTLSRRRHWDKPLAESLFENQIDQETLDAMIGAARESMPDFRRYLNAKARALGLEKLAWHDIFAPLPGESRAWEWNDATQFIAAQFHGYSPGMGEFAERSFREYWTDAEPREGKVGGAFCAGVRGDESRILMNFHPAFDSVSTLAHELGHGYHNLCLSTRPAILRAAPSTLAETASIFCETIIRKAGVREGTPADQLAILEASLQGATQIVTDITSRYLFEQSVFSARSNRELSADEFKAAMLQAQDDTYGDALLPDKRHPYMWAVKPHYYSTGSFYNYPYMFGMLFALGLYARYEQDPDGFKSMYDDLLSSTGMADAATLAAKFGIDTRSPEFWRASLGTIREDIDTFVGIVG, from the coding sequence ATGACTGCATCCGCATCCGCCCTGCCCCGCTGGGATATGACCCCGTTCTTCCCAAGCCTCGACAGTCCCGAATTCTCCGCCGCCTACACCCAGATGGCGGCGACGATCCAATCCATGACAGCGTTCGTGGAATCGCTCCCTTCCCAGGAAACAACAGCGGGGTTGCAGGAATTGATCGAGCGGCAAAACGCGCTCGCGGAGCTCTGCGGCGTGGTGGCGACCTATGTCGGATGCATTGTCGAGGCCGACACCCGCGACACGGCGGCGCAGGCGCGCATGAGCGAGATCCACGAGCTTTTTGTGGCGATGTCGCAGCAGCAGGCGCTCATCACGGCGTGGATCGGGGAGCAGGAAATCGAGCCGTTTCTGGCGTCGTCCGAAGACCGGGCGCCGTTTGCGTACATGCTTCGGCGGCAGAAAGAACAGGCGCTGCACTTGATGTCCCCCGCCGAGGAAGCACTGGCGGCGGAGCTCCAGGTGACGGGCGCGACCGCCTGGGGCAAGCTGCACGGCGATGTCACCTCACAGCTTCTCGTGACGGTCGAGACCAATGGCGCGAGCGAGCAGATCCCCATGAGCGCGGTGCGCAACCGCGCCACCGACCCAAGCCGCAATGTCCGGAGCGCGGCTTACGAAGCCGAACTCGCCGCCTGGAAAGGCGTGGAGACGCCGATCGCCGCCGCCTTAAACAGCATCAAAGGTCAGGTCAACACCCTCTCGCGCCGCCGGCATTGGGACAAGCCGCTCGCCGAAAGCCTCTTTGAAAACCAGATCGACCAGGAAACACTCGACGCGATGATCGGCGCGGCGCGCGAATCGATGCCGGATTTCCGCCGCTATCTGAACGCCAAAGCCCGCGCGCTCGGTCTGGAAAAACTGGCGTGGCACGATATCTTCGCCCCACTGCCCGGCGAAAGCCGCGCGTGGGAGTGGAATGACGCCACGCAGTTCATCGCGGCGCAGTTCCACGGCTACTCGCCGGGCATGGGGGAGTTCGCCGAGCGATCCTTCCGAGAATATTGGACCGATGCGGAGCCGCGCGAGGGCAAGGTCGGCGGCGCGTTCTGCGCGGGCGTGCGCGGCGACGAGTCGCGCATCCTGATGAACTTCCACCCCGCCTTCGACAGCGTCAGCACCCTCGCCCATGAGCTGGGCCACGGCTACCACAACCTCTGTCTCTCGACGCGCCCGGCCATCCTGCGCGCGGCGCCGTCCACCCTCGCCGAAACCGCCAGCATCTTCTGCGAAACGATCATCCGCAAGGCGGGCGTCCGCGAAGGAACACCAGCCGACCAGCTCGCGATCCTGGAGGCCTCACTGCAAGGCGCCACCCAGATCGTCACGGACATCACGAGTCGTTATCTGTTCGAGCAGAGCGTCTTCTCTGCCCGTTCGAACCGAGAGCTATCCGCCGACGAGTTCAAAGCCGCCATGCTGCAAGCTCAAGACGACACCTACGGCGACGCCCTGCTCCCGGACAAGCGCCACCCTTACATGTGGGCCGTCAAGCCGCACTACTACAGCACCGGCTCCTTCTACAACTATCCCTACATGTTCGGCATGCTCTTCGCCCTCGGCCTCTACGCCCGGTACGAACAAGACCCCGACGGCTTCAAGTCGATGTATGACGACCTGCTTTCCTCGACGGGGATGGCCGACGCGGCCACGCTCGCGGCAAAGTTCGGCATCGACACCCGCAGCCCAGAGTTCTGGCGCGCGAGTCTTGGGACGATTCGGGAGGATATCGATACATTTGTGGGGATTGTGGGGTAA
- a CDS encoding VanW family protein — protein MHRLNRCLTTAAAIAAVACADPFVTANAQQPLFPPLAQQSETAPAGHAKAVTHTAPRKRRHKRRVVRRVARVIHKSAPVQAPLPPTDPKDRLSTRLRLGDGVRMWRPSRKQIGVAYAPGGSDASISGAFKFVVDRAKLRKYLAGTAPYILRSPVNARAAVDSASATNVDAQQVPAKIIPEINGASLDLDAATDLVARSIEGDPSTIHVVLPVKIKPARIIASQLQGVNSRIGYFVTRFNPGDVGRTQTVRLAINIIDGAVVPPQGVFSVNHTVGERTAERGFGKGHVFINGKMEVQQGGGMCQVATTLFNAAMLADLKIVERHQHVRTIPYADPGRDATVYWGQKDLKIQNLTSAPLYISYKTTRSHAIVSLFGAGAPGRKVTLVSHYKKLGERHYTGVFYRVVTNPDGTVVKDKPFYSAYKWTPALDYSR, from the coding sequence ATGCATCGCCTGAACCGATGCCTGACTACCGCCGCGGCGATCGCCGCGGTCGCCTGCGCCGATCCGTTCGTCACCGCAAACGCCCAGCAGCCGCTCTTCCCGCCTCTGGCCCAGCAATCGGAAACCGCGCCCGCCGGGCATGCAAAGGCAGTCACGCACACCGCGCCCCGCAAGCGACGCCACAAGCGCCGCGTCGTCCGCCGAGTGGCGCGCGTCATCCACAAGTCCGCGCCCGTCCAGGCGCCGCTTCCGCCCACGGACCCCAAAGATCGTTTGTCCACGCGTCTGCGTCTGGGCGACGGCGTCCGGATGTGGCGCCCCAGCCGCAAGCAGATCGGCGTGGCCTACGCGCCGGGCGGATCCGACGCCAGCATCTCCGGCGCCTTCAAATTCGTCGTGGACCGCGCCAAGCTGCGCAAGTACCTTGCGGGGACCGCTCCGTACATTCTGCGTTCTCCCGTGAACGCGCGGGCCGCCGTGGACAGCGCGTCCGCCACTAATGTGGACGCCCAGCAGGTCCCGGCGAAAATCATACCTGAAATCAACGGCGCATCGCTCGACCTCGACGCCGCGACGGATCTCGTCGCGCGCTCTATCGAAGGCGATCCGTCGACGATCCATGTCGTGCTGCCCGTCAAGATCAAGCCGGCGCGCATCATCGCGTCCCAGCTCCAGGGCGTCAACTCCCGCATCGGCTACTTCGTCACCCGCTTTAACCCGGGCGATGTCGGCCGCACGCAGACCGTCCGCCTCGCCATCAACATCATCGACGGCGCGGTCGTCCCGCCCCAGGGCGTCTTCTCCGTCAACCACACGGTCGGCGAGCGGACGGCGGAGCGCGGCTTTGGCAAAGGACATGTCTTCATCAACGGCAAGATGGAAGTGCAGCAGGGCGGAGGCATGTGCCAGGTCGCGACGACGCTGTTCAACGCGGCGATGCTCGCAGACCTCAAGATCGTCGAGCGCCACCAGCACGTCCGCACGATCCCGTACGCCGATCCGGGCCGCGACGCCACGGTTTACTGGGGACAGAAGGATCTGAAGATCCAGAACCTCACCAGCGCGCCGCTCTACATCTCCTACAAGACCACGCGCAGCCATGCGATCGTCTCGCTCTTCGGCGCCGGCGCGCCGGGACGCAAAGTCACGCTGGTCAGCCACTACAAGAAGCTGGGCGAGCGCCACTACACCGGCGTCTTCTACCGGGTCGTCACCAACCCGGACGGCACGGTCGTGAAGGACAAGCCATTCTACAGCGCCTACAAGTGGACCCCCGCGCTGGACTACAGCCGGTAA
- a CDS encoding P-II family nitrogen regulator, whose amino-acid sequence MKKIEAIIRPIRLEIVKAALADAGITGMTASDVRGSGRPNEERSPFFRGSEYIIYLSPKLKLEVVVRDEDVDLAIEVILENARTGEEGDGKIFVLPIAGAERIRTGETGDAVL is encoded by the coding sequence ATGAAAAAGATCGAAGCGATTATTCGGCCGATCCGACTGGAGATTGTGAAAGCGGCGCTCGCCGACGCCGGAATCACGGGGATGACGGCCAGCGATGTCCGGGGAAGCGGCCGCCCGAATGAGGAGCGGTCGCCGTTTTTTCGCGGCTCGGAATACATCATTTATCTGTCACCCAAGCTGAAGCTGGAGGTGGTGGTGCGCGACGAAGATGTCGATCTGGCGATTGAGGTCATCCTGGAAAATGCGCGCACCGGAGAAGAGGGCGACGGCAAGATTTTTGTGCTTCCAATCGCCGGCGCGGAGCGCATTCGCACCGGCGAAACCGGCGATGCGGTCCTGTGA